Below is a window of Hyphomonas neptunium ATCC 15444 DNA.
CAGTTGATGCGCCTCACCAATCGCCAAAACCAGGACGCTTGGATTGAGAAGGGGCGTCATTGATGGATTGCCTGTCTCCATCCTGATTTCAAAATCCGATCTCTTTCAACGCATTGAAATCTTCGACTGTATCAACTTCAGCCCAGAGATGACCTTTGATCAGGACAGTTTCGACACTGCCGCTGCCGGCGCTTGCAATGGCGTTAATTGCCTTGAGAAACCATGCGTGGATGCCGTCTTGAGTGCGCATCATCTGCTCCAGCTTTTCCCGGAAGACCTCCGGGCCTTTGCCTGCAAAACGCAGGATGCCAATGGATTCTGCGTGAACGTCTGGCGGGAGAAGAGTTTTCCCTATGCCTGTCAGCGTGGTCCCGGACAGGGTGACTTTCATATCGTCCTGATCATAAACGGCCTTCTGGTCAATGGTCACCAGAATTGGGGCCGGTGGCGCGGCGATAACCTTCTCGATTAGCTCCTGGGAAAACAGAGTGTCTCCATTGATAAGGAGAAAATCATCATCCATCTGTTCCCGGACCATCCAGCAGCTCGCCAGATTATCCGCTACCTGAAAGAAGGGGTTGAAGAACGGCATGGCCTTGAGCGGACCCGTGCGACGAGCAAGCTCTGCCTCGACAAGATTGGGAAGAAAGCCGGTCACCACAGTCACATCGCGGATGCCTGCGGCTTCGAGCGTGTCGAGCTGATACCCAAGCAGCGTCGTGGCCTGAACCGGTAGCAGGCATTTCGGACGGGATTCGGTCAAAGGCAGAAGGCGAGAGCCGCGGCCGGCGCTCAGAAGAATGGCTTTCATGCGGAAACAGTCACTTTGTCTGAAAGGAATCCAATTTCAACTGTGTTGAAGTCAGCAATGGTTATGTGGAGTTTCTGCGCCGCTTTCCTGAGTCCGGAGGACGGGTTCACCGCCACCGGAAAATCGGAATTCAGCAGCATGGGCAGGTCCGATACATGATCGCTGTAGGCAAATCCGGAACGGGAAATGCCGTGCGCTTCAATGCGAAGAAGCTTTTCGTGACCATAGCAGTTCGCCCCTGAAAGCAGCGGCGCGGACGGGCCTGACCAGTCCAAGCGGCTGGCAATCACTTCGTGGAAGCCGAGTGCCCGCGCCAGTTCGTCCGCAACCAGATCAACGGAG
It encodes the following:
- a CDS encoding sugar phosphate nucleotidyltransferase produces the protein MKAILLSAGRGSRLLPLTESRPKCLLPVQATTLLGYQLDTLEAAGIRDVTVVTGFLPNLVEAELARRTGPLKAMPFFNPFFQVADNLASCWMVREQMDDDFLLINGDTLFSQELIEKVIAAPPAPILVTIDQKAVYDQDDMKVTLSGTTLTGIGKTLLPPDVHAESIGILRFAGKGPEVFREKLEQMMRTQDGIHAWFLKAINAIASAGSGSVETVLIKGHLWAEVDTVEDFNALKEIGF
- a CDS encoding HAD family hydrolase encodes the protein MTATAIFDLDRTITREATWTRFLIFVNWRRPTFWLFLLRIMAQGAAHKLGIVSRDSVKVLSLRTLSHLTHAEAQSAAAAFISKEVKSGLRPGALEAIAWHADRGDRLIIATASVDLVADELARALGFHEVIASRLDWSGPSAPLLSGANCYGHEKLLRIEAHGISRSGFAYSDHVSDLPMLLNSDFPVAVNPSSGLRKAAQKLHITIADFNTVEIGFLSDKVTVSA